A single Nomia melanderi isolate GNS246 chromosome 13, iyNomMela1, whole genome shotgun sequence DNA region contains:
- the LOC116433392 gene encoding uncharacterized protein LOC116433392 isoform X5 has translation MGKTPKKAAPGGDERNLYNRRLLKATTAASKTSETHSRKRQRESENPNRPKLSSTQKKLPSGQGKAFKSLLQTKLCVPTKLDQSHPMKKVGRPVGSTKKGAFASKSAEAKSSKMQPESEEAETKLDRTVENKTPKQETPKETDNSLEKHVDHAPAEPVQVTKEEQQAGKELVTEKEAAETERKDETDSAESKEVEEQDETEENDLKLSLEADDSPVKVRDDKPSEEEPPSKESQDSQVRIESESSQEKKEDNTPNINDSQNDMESSSLDVPESPRSELSEVSETTSQNDTRNEKDKDEESTDDKEQSFVSYDPAIMLKDVQIKLNDCMKESSSKACEASSAEPARERESEADREQDREEMSSRPYQDLSFGKTLRGISGRRSLSRMRHVTIREHRYSPNNSMFVNMSSASLMPDDNEDFKILRYSTGLSDTVSTSNGSPTEKKRKYEASEDWTSATKKQKTNESDNSLLNSSLGLLKGLRRPIQVSTPVSELKFQTNKLDLSDEENKPINDRAKKWCAIM, from the exons ATGGGTAAGACGCCAAAGaaggcggcccctgggggcgaTGAGAGGAATTTGTACAATCGGAGGCTACTCAAAGCAACGACCGCGGCGTCGAAAACGTCTGAAACGCACTCGCGCAAGAGGCAACGCGAATCCGAGAATCCAAACAG GCCTAAGTTGAGCTCGACGCAGAAGAAGCTACCGTCTGGCCAAGGGAAAGCGTTCAAG TCTTTGTTGCAGACCAAACTCTGCGTGCCTACGAAGTTGGATCAGAGCCATCCTATGAAGAAGGTTGGAAGGCCGGTGGGTTCTACCAAGAAAGGAGCTTTCGCCAGTAAAAGCGCAGAGGCCAAATCGTCCAAGATGCAGCCAGAGTCGGAAGAGGCAGAGACCAAGCTGGACAGAACCGTGGAGAACAAAACTCCAAAGCAGGAGACTCCCAAGGAAACCGACAACTCTCTGGAGAAGCATGTAGACCATGCGCCCGCTGAGCCTGTTCAGGTAACCAAGGAGGAGCAGCAGGCGGGTAAAGAGTTGGTAACAGAGAAGGAAGCAGCAGAGACCGAGAGAAAGGACGAAACGGACTCCGCGGAGAGCAAGGAGGTGGAAGAGCAGGACGAGACTGAGGAAAACGATTTGAAGTTGAGCTTGGAAGCCGACGACAGCCCCGTGAAGGTTCGAGACGACAAACCAAGCGAGGAGGAACCTCCGAGCAAAGAGAGCCAGGACAGTCAGGTCCGGATAGAATCAGAAAGCTCACAAGAGAAGAAAGAGGACAATACCCCAAACATAAACGACTCTCAGAACGACATGGAAAGCAGCTCGTTGGACGTCCCAGAGTCGCCCAGGTCAGAGCTGTCTGAAGTTTCAGAGACCACGTCGCAGAACGACACTCGGAACGAGAAGGACAAGGACGAGGAGTCGACGGACGACAAGGAGCAATCCTTCGTCTCCTACGACCCCGCCATAATGCTGAAGGACGTGCAGATCAAGCTGAACGACTGCATGAAGGAGAGCAGCTCAAAGGCGTGCGAGGCGAGCAGCGCGGAGCCGGCTCGCGAGCGGGAATCCGAGGCCGACCGCGAGCAGGACCGCGAGGAGATGTCCTCGCGACCCTACCAGGACCTGTCCTTCGGCAAGACGCTCAGGGGCATCTCCGGCAGGCGCTCGCTGAGCAGAATGCGGCACGTGACGATCCGCGAGCACAGGTACTCGCCGAACAACTCCATGTTCGTCAACATGTCCAGCGCGTCGCTGATGCCGGACGACAACGAGGACTTCAAGATCCTGCGGTACAGCACCGGCCTGTCGGACACCGTCTCGACGAGCAACGGCAGCCCCACGGAGAAGAAGCGGAAGTACGAGGCCAGCGAGGACTGGACCTCGGCGACCAAGAAGCAGAAGACCAACGAGTCCGACAACAGTTTGCTCAACTCATCGCTCGGGCTGCTGAAGGGTCTGCGCAGGCCCATACAGGTCTCCACGCCGGTGTCCGAGCTCAAATTCCAGACCAACAAGCTGGACCTGTCCGACGAGGAGAACAAGCCCATCAACGACCGCGCCAAGAAATGGTGCGCGATCATGTAA
- the LOC116433392 gene encoding uncharacterized protein LOC116433392 isoform X1, translating into MGKTPKKAAPGGDERNLYNRRLLKATTAASKTSETHSRKRQRESENPNRPKLSSTQKKLPSGQGKAFKTKLCVPTKLDQSHPMKKVGRPVGSTKKGAFASKSAEAKSSKMQPESEEAETKLDRTVENKTPKQETPKETDNSLEKHVDHAPAEPVQVTKEEQQAGKELVTEKEAAETERKDETDSAESKEVEEQDETEENDLKLSLEADDSPVKVRDDKPSEEEPPSKESQDSQVRIESESSQEKKEDNTPNINDSQNDMESSSLDVPESPRSELSEVSETTSQNDTRNEKDKDEESTDDKEQSFVSYDPAIMLKDVQIKLNDCMKESSSKACEASSAEPARERESEADREQDREEMSSRPYQDLSFGKTLRGISGRRSLSRMRHVTIREHRYSPNNSMFVNMSSASLMPDDNEDFKILRYSTGLSDTVSTSNGSPTEKKRKYEASEDWTSATKKQKTNESDNSLLNSSLGLLKGLRRPIQVSTPVSELKFQTNKLDLSDEENKPINDRAKKWCAIM; encoded by the exons ATGGGTAAGACGCCAAAGaaggcggcccctgggggcgaTGAGAGGAATTTGTACAATCGGAGGCTACTCAAAGCAACGACCGCGGCGTCGAAAACGTCTGAAACGCACTCGCGCAAGAGGCAACGCGAATCCGAGAATCCAAACAG GCCTAAGTTGAGCTCGACGCAGAAGAAGCTACCGTCTGGCCAAGGGAAAGCGTTCAAG ACCAAACTCTGCGTGCCTACGAAGTTGGATCAGAGCCATCCTATGAAGAAGGTTGGAAGGCCGGTGGGTTCTACCAAGAAAGGAGCTTTCGCCAGTAAAAGCGCAGAGGCCAAATCGTCCAAGATGCAGCCAGAGTCGGAAGAGGCAGAGACCAAGCTGGACAGAACCGTGGAGAACAAAACTCCAAAGCAGGAGACTCCCAAGGAAACCGACAACTCTCTGGAGAAGCATGTAGACCATGCGCCCGCTGAGCCTGTTCAGGTAACCAAGGAGGAGCAGCAGGCGGGTAAAGAGTTGGTAACAGAGAAGGAAGCAGCAGAGACCGAGAGAAAGGACGAAACGGACTCCGCGGAGAGCAAGGAGGTGGAAGAGCAGGACGAGACTGAGGAAAACGATTTGAAGTTGAGCTTGGAAGCCGACGACAGCCCCGTGAAGGTTCGAGACGACAAACCAAGCGAGGAGGAACCTCCGAGCAAAGAGAGCCAGGACAGTCAGGTCCGGATAGAATCAGAAAGCTCACAAGAGAAGAAAGAGGACAATACCCCAAACATAAACGACTCTCAGAACGACATGGAAAGCAGCTCGTTGGACGTCCCAGAGTCGCCCAGGTCAGAGCTGTCTGAAGTTTCAGAGACCACGTCGCAGAACGACACTCGGAACGAGAAGGACAAGGACGAGGAGTCGACGGACGACAAGGAGCAATCCTTCGTCTCCTACGACCCCGCCATAATGCTGAAGGACGTGCAGATCAAGCTGAACGACTGCATGAAGGAGAGCAGCTCAAAGGCGTGCGAGGCGAGCAGCGCGGAGCCGGCTCGCGAGCGGGAATCCGAGGCCGACCGCGAGCAGGACCGCGAGGAGATGTCCTCGCGACCCTACCAGGACCTGTCCTTCGGCAAGACGCTCAGGGGCATCTCCGGCAGGCGCTCGCTGAGCAGAATGCGGCACGTGACGATCCGCGAGCACAGGTACTCGCCGAACAACTCCATGTTCGTCAACATGTCCAGCGCGTCGCTGATGCCGGACGACAACGAGGACTTCAAGATCCTGCGGTACAGCACCGGCCTGTCGGACACCGTCTCGACGAGCAACGGCAGCCCCACGGAGAAGAAGCGGAAGTACGAGGCCAGCGAGGACTGGACCTCGGCGACCAAGAAGCAGAAGACCAACGAGTCCGACAACAGTTTGCTCAACTCATCGCTCGGGCTGCTGAAGGGTCTGCGCAGGCCCATACAGGTCTCCACGCCGGTGTCCGAGCTCAAATTCCAGACCAACAAGCTGGACCTGTCCGACGAGGAGAACAAGCCCATCAACGACCGCGCCAAGAAATGGTGCGCGATCATGTAA
- the LOC116433392 gene encoding uncharacterized protein LOC116433392 isoform X4 has protein sequence MKKVGRPVGSTKKGAFASKSAEAKSSKMQPESEEAETKLDRTVENKTPKQETPKETDNSLEKHVDHAPAEPVQVTKEEQQAGKELVTEKEAAETERKDETDSAESKEVEEQDETEENDLKLSLEADDSPVKVRDDKPSEEEPPSKESQDSQVRIESESSQEKKEDNTPNINDSQNDMESSSLDVPESPRSELSEVSETTSQNDTRNEKDKDEESTDDKEQSFVSYDPAIMLKDVQIKLNDCMKESSSKACEASSAEPARERESEADREQDREEMSSRPYQDLSFGKTLRGISGRRSLSRMRHVTIREHRYSPNNSMFVNMSSASLMPDDNEDFKILRYSTGLSDTVSTSNGSPTEKKRKYEASEDWTSATKKQKTNESDNSLLNSSLGLLKGLRRPIQVSTPVSELKFQTNKLDLSDEENKPINDRAKKWCAIM, from the coding sequence ATGAAGAAGGTTGGAAGGCCGGTGGGTTCTACCAAGAAAGGAGCTTTCGCCAGTAAAAGCGCAGAGGCCAAATCGTCCAAGATGCAGCCAGAGTCGGAAGAGGCAGAGACCAAGCTGGACAGAACCGTGGAGAACAAAACTCCAAAGCAGGAGACTCCCAAGGAAACCGACAACTCTCTGGAGAAGCATGTAGACCATGCGCCCGCTGAGCCTGTTCAGGTAACCAAGGAGGAGCAGCAGGCGGGTAAAGAGTTGGTAACAGAGAAGGAAGCAGCAGAGACCGAGAGAAAGGACGAAACGGACTCCGCGGAGAGCAAGGAGGTGGAAGAGCAGGACGAGACTGAGGAAAACGATTTGAAGTTGAGCTTGGAAGCCGACGACAGCCCCGTGAAGGTTCGAGACGACAAACCAAGCGAGGAGGAACCTCCGAGCAAAGAGAGCCAGGACAGTCAGGTCCGGATAGAATCAGAAAGCTCACAAGAGAAGAAAGAGGACAATACCCCAAACATAAACGACTCTCAGAACGACATGGAAAGCAGCTCGTTGGACGTCCCAGAGTCGCCCAGGTCAGAGCTGTCTGAAGTTTCAGAGACCACGTCGCAGAACGACACTCGGAACGAGAAGGACAAGGACGAGGAGTCGACGGACGACAAGGAGCAATCCTTCGTCTCCTACGACCCCGCCATAATGCTGAAGGACGTGCAGATCAAGCTGAACGACTGCATGAAGGAGAGCAGCTCAAAGGCGTGCGAGGCGAGCAGCGCGGAGCCGGCTCGCGAGCGGGAATCCGAGGCCGACCGCGAGCAGGACCGCGAGGAGATGTCCTCGCGACCCTACCAGGACCTGTCCTTCGGCAAGACGCTCAGGGGCATCTCCGGCAGGCGCTCGCTGAGCAGAATGCGGCACGTGACGATCCGCGAGCACAGGTACTCGCCGAACAACTCCATGTTCGTCAACATGTCCAGCGCGTCGCTGATGCCGGACGACAACGAGGACTTCAAGATCCTGCGGTACAGCACCGGCCTGTCGGACACCGTCTCGACGAGCAACGGCAGCCCCACGGAGAAGAAGCGGAAGTACGAGGCCAGCGAGGACTGGACCTCGGCGACCAAGAAGCAGAAGACCAACGAGTCCGACAACAGTTTGCTCAACTCATCGCTCGGGCTGCTGAAGGGTCTGCGCAGGCCCATACAGGTCTCCACGCCGGTGTCCGAGCTCAAATTCCAGACCAACAAGCTGGACCTGTCCGACGAGGAGAACAAGCCCATCAACGACCGCGCCAAGAAATGGTGCGCGATCATGTAA
- the LOC116433392 gene encoding uncharacterized protein LOC116433392 isoform X2 — MQHESDARYDSKLRPKLSSTQKKLPSGQGKAFKSLLQTKLCVPTKLDQSHPMKKVGRPVGSTKKGAFASKSAEAKSSKMQPESEEAETKLDRTVENKTPKQETPKETDNSLEKHVDHAPAEPVQVTKEEQQAGKELVTEKEAAETERKDETDSAESKEVEEQDETEENDLKLSLEADDSPVKVRDDKPSEEEPPSKESQDSQVRIESESSQEKKEDNTPNINDSQNDMESSSLDVPESPRSELSEVSETTSQNDTRNEKDKDEESTDDKEQSFVSYDPAIMLKDVQIKLNDCMKESSSKACEASSAEPARERESEADREQDREEMSSRPYQDLSFGKTLRGISGRRSLSRMRHVTIREHRYSPNNSMFVNMSSASLMPDDNEDFKILRYSTGLSDTVSTSNGSPTEKKRKYEASEDWTSATKKQKTNESDNSLLNSSLGLLKGLRRPIQVSTPVSELKFQTNKLDLSDEENKPINDRAKKWCAIM; from the exons GCCTAAGTTGAGCTCGACGCAGAAGAAGCTACCGTCTGGCCAAGGGAAAGCGTTCAAG TCTTTGTTGCAGACCAAACTCTGCGTGCCTACGAAGTTGGATCAGAGCCATCCTATGAAGAAGGTTGGAAGGCCGGTGGGTTCTACCAAGAAAGGAGCTTTCGCCAGTAAAAGCGCAGAGGCCAAATCGTCCAAGATGCAGCCAGAGTCGGAAGAGGCAGAGACCAAGCTGGACAGAACCGTGGAGAACAAAACTCCAAAGCAGGAGACTCCCAAGGAAACCGACAACTCTCTGGAGAAGCATGTAGACCATGCGCCCGCTGAGCCTGTTCAGGTAACCAAGGAGGAGCAGCAGGCGGGTAAAGAGTTGGTAACAGAGAAGGAAGCAGCAGAGACCGAGAGAAAGGACGAAACGGACTCCGCGGAGAGCAAGGAGGTGGAAGAGCAGGACGAGACTGAGGAAAACGATTTGAAGTTGAGCTTGGAAGCCGACGACAGCCCCGTGAAGGTTCGAGACGACAAACCAAGCGAGGAGGAACCTCCGAGCAAAGAGAGCCAGGACAGTCAGGTCCGGATAGAATCAGAAAGCTCACAAGAGAAGAAAGAGGACAATACCCCAAACATAAACGACTCTCAGAACGACATGGAAAGCAGCTCGTTGGACGTCCCAGAGTCGCCCAGGTCAGAGCTGTCTGAAGTTTCAGAGACCACGTCGCAGAACGACACTCGGAACGAGAAGGACAAGGACGAGGAGTCGACGGACGACAAGGAGCAATCCTTCGTCTCCTACGACCCCGCCATAATGCTGAAGGACGTGCAGATCAAGCTGAACGACTGCATGAAGGAGAGCAGCTCAAAGGCGTGCGAGGCGAGCAGCGCGGAGCCGGCTCGCGAGCGGGAATCCGAGGCCGACCGCGAGCAGGACCGCGAGGAGATGTCCTCGCGACCCTACCAGGACCTGTCCTTCGGCAAGACGCTCAGGGGCATCTCCGGCAGGCGCTCGCTGAGCAGAATGCGGCACGTGACGATCCGCGAGCACAGGTACTCGCCGAACAACTCCATGTTCGTCAACATGTCCAGCGCGTCGCTGATGCCGGACGACAACGAGGACTTCAAGATCCTGCGGTACAGCACCGGCCTGTCGGACACCGTCTCGACGAGCAACGGCAGCCCCACGGAGAAGAAGCGGAAGTACGAGGCCAGCGAGGACTGGACCTCGGCGACCAAGAAGCAGAAGACCAACGAGTCCGACAACAGTTTGCTCAACTCATCGCTCGGGCTGCTGAAGGGTCTGCGCAGGCCCATACAGGTCTCCACGCCGGTGTCCGAGCTCAAATTCCAGACCAACAAGCTGGACCTGTCCGACGAGGAGAACAAGCCCATCAACGACCGCGCCAAGAAATGGTGCGCGATCATGTAA
- the LOC116433392 gene encoding uncharacterized protein LOC116433392 isoform X3, protein MQHESDARYDSKLRPKLSSTQKKLPSGQGKAFKTKLCVPTKLDQSHPMKKVGRPVGSTKKGAFASKSAEAKSSKMQPESEEAETKLDRTVENKTPKQETPKETDNSLEKHVDHAPAEPVQVTKEEQQAGKELVTEKEAAETERKDETDSAESKEVEEQDETEENDLKLSLEADDSPVKVRDDKPSEEEPPSKESQDSQVRIESESSQEKKEDNTPNINDSQNDMESSSLDVPESPRSELSEVSETTSQNDTRNEKDKDEESTDDKEQSFVSYDPAIMLKDVQIKLNDCMKESSSKACEASSAEPARERESEADREQDREEMSSRPYQDLSFGKTLRGISGRRSLSRMRHVTIREHRYSPNNSMFVNMSSASLMPDDNEDFKILRYSTGLSDTVSTSNGSPTEKKRKYEASEDWTSATKKQKTNESDNSLLNSSLGLLKGLRRPIQVSTPVSELKFQTNKLDLSDEENKPINDRAKKWCAIM, encoded by the exons GCCTAAGTTGAGCTCGACGCAGAAGAAGCTACCGTCTGGCCAAGGGAAAGCGTTCAAG ACCAAACTCTGCGTGCCTACGAAGTTGGATCAGAGCCATCCTATGAAGAAGGTTGGAAGGCCGGTGGGTTCTACCAAGAAAGGAGCTTTCGCCAGTAAAAGCGCAGAGGCCAAATCGTCCAAGATGCAGCCAGAGTCGGAAGAGGCAGAGACCAAGCTGGACAGAACCGTGGAGAACAAAACTCCAAAGCAGGAGACTCCCAAGGAAACCGACAACTCTCTGGAGAAGCATGTAGACCATGCGCCCGCTGAGCCTGTTCAGGTAACCAAGGAGGAGCAGCAGGCGGGTAAAGAGTTGGTAACAGAGAAGGAAGCAGCAGAGACCGAGAGAAAGGACGAAACGGACTCCGCGGAGAGCAAGGAGGTGGAAGAGCAGGACGAGACTGAGGAAAACGATTTGAAGTTGAGCTTGGAAGCCGACGACAGCCCCGTGAAGGTTCGAGACGACAAACCAAGCGAGGAGGAACCTCCGAGCAAAGAGAGCCAGGACAGTCAGGTCCGGATAGAATCAGAAAGCTCACAAGAGAAGAAAGAGGACAATACCCCAAACATAAACGACTCTCAGAACGACATGGAAAGCAGCTCGTTGGACGTCCCAGAGTCGCCCAGGTCAGAGCTGTCTGAAGTTTCAGAGACCACGTCGCAGAACGACACTCGGAACGAGAAGGACAAGGACGAGGAGTCGACGGACGACAAGGAGCAATCCTTCGTCTCCTACGACCCCGCCATAATGCTGAAGGACGTGCAGATCAAGCTGAACGACTGCATGAAGGAGAGCAGCTCAAAGGCGTGCGAGGCGAGCAGCGCGGAGCCGGCTCGCGAGCGGGAATCCGAGGCCGACCGCGAGCAGGACCGCGAGGAGATGTCCTCGCGACCCTACCAGGACCTGTCCTTCGGCAAGACGCTCAGGGGCATCTCCGGCAGGCGCTCGCTGAGCAGAATGCGGCACGTGACGATCCGCGAGCACAGGTACTCGCCGAACAACTCCATGTTCGTCAACATGTCCAGCGCGTCGCTGATGCCGGACGACAACGAGGACTTCAAGATCCTGCGGTACAGCACCGGCCTGTCGGACACCGTCTCGACGAGCAACGGCAGCCCCACGGAGAAGAAGCGGAAGTACGAGGCCAGCGAGGACTGGACCTCGGCGACCAAGAAGCAGAAGACCAACGAGTCCGACAACAGTTTGCTCAACTCATCGCTCGGGCTGCTGAAGGGTCTGCGCAGGCCCATACAGGTCTCCACGCCGGTGTCCGAGCTCAAATTCCAGACCAACAAGCTGGACCTGTCCGACGAGGAGAACAAGCCCATCAACGACCGCGCCAAGAAATGGTGCGCGATCATGTAA